A window of the Sabethes cyaneus chromosome 1, idSabCyanKW18_F2, whole genome shotgun sequence genome harbors these coding sequences:
- the LOC128733007 gene encoding ras-related protein Rab-10 — MAKKTYDLLFKLLLIGDSGVGKTCILFRFSDDAFTSTFISTIGIDFKIKTIELRGKKIKLQIWDTAGQERFHTITTSYYRGAMGIMLVYDITNEKSFDNIVKWLRNIDEHANEDVEKMILGNKCDMTDKRVVSKERGESIAREHDIRFMETSAKANVNIDKAFRELAEAILDKTSGKETTDNPDRVVVNRGTGEKPPAYKACCA, encoded by the exons ATGGCCAAAAAAACCTACGACTTGCTGTTCAAACTGTTGCTAATCGGTGACTCAGGTGTCGGAAAGACTTGCatactgttccgtttttcggaCGATGCGTTTACATCGACCTTCATCTCAACTATTG GaatcgattttaaaattaaaactatcGAACTGCGCGGTAAGAAGATTAAGTTGCAAATCTGGGATACAGCCGGCCAGGAACGGTTTCACACAATTACAACCTCGTACTATCGGGGTGCAATGGGCATAATGCTGGTGTACGATATCACCAACGAGAAGAGCTTCGACAACATAGTCAAATGGCTAAGGAATATAGACGAG CATGCCAACGAAGACGTGGAAAAAATGATTCTGGGCAATAAATGTGACATGACAGATAAACGTGTCGTCAGTAAAGAACGGGGAGAGAGC ATCGCCCGCGAGCACGACATTCGTTTCATGGAAACTTCGGCCAAAGCGAATGTCAACATTGACAAAGCGTTCCGCGAGCTAGCAGAGGCAATCCTGGATAAAACTTCCGGCAAGGAGACGACCGACAATCCGGACCGGGTGGTGGTAAACCGTGGCACCGGCGAGAAACCTCCGGCGTACAAGGCATGCTGTGCGTAG